One window of the Xiphophorus couchianus chromosome 12, X_couchianus-1.0, whole genome shotgun sequence genome contains the following:
- the c12h5orf34 gene encoding uncharacterized protein C5orf34 homolog isoform X2, translating to MFLSLSGLLLKARPSTMGTAEGVSAMVMYEDESVEVHYRHGAHLQLSPCGSEFVLVKATDPLGHPLQPTERVRQRTRFTISAFKAPMATALAFRNKYASRPYLPGELISADNRKPFYSIDSGVKWPECSSYKPEFGPGGEIVVRSEEGRAVLTLSPSGEEFSVEFACNLSHPQHQIVCSLNKTDGSLKSQQQANSQNDQRHLGKESTKTNSFSSHLTSTTQQQPEQMYQTTTVVQHHSCFAVDPTWAYPLSLARHHWTSRLSNSKDTKSEEPSKSRQADDEINISDKNDKDRDSQLPQALPLTCPSPHWHRWKIKESLVEEEISDLPTELVKILWCQGVTYRILSGEIPVVEVSPGDGSVIRSNGVLNSYFTHHKPRLRSEEGRETTYHLSSLPPDTPGQLCPVGSIVSRASRILVCYNQAKHLQKFPVIHTCLQQDKYISKTIQPEQNPSSAVKMPQTAGSLSDVVAAELEKIKRFNFLLENNHLLRSESEQRNSEGASSTIAQEDEVVNEDYIAEALQRTAEAIKEIDALISAATLN from the exons atgtttctttctctgtctgGCTTATTGTTGAAAGCACGACCATCCACAATGGGAACCGCAGAGGGCGTCAGTGCGATGGTGATGTATGAGGACGAGTCCGTGGAAGTTCATTACAGACACGGAGCTCATTTACAGCTGTCACCGTGTGGCAGTGAATTCGTACTGGTTAAAGCCACGGACCCGCTCGGACATCCTCTGCAGCCCACGGAGCGAGTCCGACAGAGAACCAGGTTCACTATCAGCGCCTTTAAG GCGCCAATGGCAACCGCACTGGCGTTCAGGAATAAGTATGCCAGTCGACCATACCTTCCAGGAGAGCTCATCTCTGCTGATAACAGGAAG CCTTTTTACAGCATTGACTCCGGTGTTAAATGGCCCGAGTGTTCGTCTTACAAGCCTGAGTTTGGACCTGGAGGTGAGATCGTAGTCAGGTCAGAAGAGGGGAGAGCCGTGTTGACGTTGTCGCCGTCTGGTGAGGAATTCTCTGTCGAGTTCGCGTGTAACCTGAGTCATCCTCAGCACCAAATTGTGTGCAGTTTAAACAAAACTGATGGCAGTCTGAAGAGTCAGCAGCAAGCAAACAGTCAGAATGATCAGAGACATCTGGGGAAGGAgtcaactaaaacaaactctttttcCTCACATCTTACCAGCACTACTCAACAACAG CCTGAACAGATGTACCAGACCACCACAGTTGTACAGCATCACTCTTGCTTTGCCGTTGATCCCACATGGGCCTATCCTCTCTCCTTGGCTCGGCATCACTGGACGTCCCGTCTCTCTAACAGTAAAGACACTAAATCTGAAGAACCAAGTAAATCCAGACAAGCTGATGATGAGATTAACATATCtgacaaaaatgataaagacaGAGACTCCCAGCTTCCCCAGGCTCTTCCTCTTACATGTCCGTCACCTCACTGGCACAG GTGGAAGATTAAAGAATCTCTGGTTGAAGAAGAAATATCAGATCTTCCAACGGagcttgtaaaaatattatggTGTCAAGGAGTCACATACAG GATACTGAGTGGAGAAATCCCAGTGGTAGAGGTTTCCCCAGGAGACGGCTCAGTGATCCGCTCCAACGGTGTCCTAAACTCTTATTTTACTCATCACAAACCCAGACTTCGCTCTGAGGAG GGAAGAGAAACAACGTACCATTTAAGCAGCCTTCCCCCTGATACACCTGGACAGTTGTGCCCTGTGGGCTCCATCGTGAGCCGTGCCAGCAG GATTCTTGTTTGTTATAACCAGGCCAAGCATTTACAAAAGTTTCCTGTCATACACACCTGTCTGCAACAG gacaaatatatttctaaaacaatacAACCGGAGCAAAATCCTTCCAGTGCAGTGAAGATGCCGCAGACAGCTGGAAGTCT TTCGGATGTTGTCGCTGCAGAACTGGAGAAGATAAAGCGTTTCAACT TTCTGCTGGAGAACAACCACCTGCTGAGAAGTGAAAGTGAGCAACGAAACTCAGAAGGAGCAAGTTCAACAATTGCACAGGAGGATGAAGTGGTGAATGAGGACTACATTGCTGAAGCACTTCAGAGAACCGCTGAAGCCATTAAGGAAATTGATGCTCTCATCTCAGCCGCCACGCTGAACTGa
- the c12h5orf34 gene encoding uncharacterized protein C5orf34 homolog isoform X1 translates to MFLSLSGLLLKARPSTMGTAEGVSAMVMYEDESVEVHYRHGAHLQLSPCGSEFVLVKATDPLGHPLQPTERVRQRTRFTISAFKAPMATALAFRNKYASRPYLPGELISADNRKPFYSIDSGVKWPECSSYKPEFGPGGEIVVRSEEGRAVLTLSPSGEEFSVEFACNLSHPQHQIVCSLNKTDGSLKSQQQANSQNDQRHLGKESTKTNSFSSHLTSTTQQQPEQMYQTTTVVQHHSCFAVDPTWAYPLSLARHHWTSRLSNSKDTKSEEPSKSRQADDEINISDKNDKDRDSQLPQALPLTCPSPHWHRWKIKESLVEEEISDLPTELVKILWCQGVTYRILSGEIPVVEVSPGDGSVIRSNGVLNSYFTHHKPRLRSEEGRETTYHLSSLPPDTPGQLCPVGSIVSRASRILVCYNQAKHLQKFPVIHTCLQQVVLHLFTSTVLALGKACNLFIVIQLCLQDKYISKTIQPEQNPSSAVKMPQTAGSLSDVVAAELEKIKRFNFLLENNHLLRSESEQRNSEGASSTIAQEDEVVNEDYIAEALQRTAEAIKEIDALISAATLN, encoded by the exons atgtttctttctctgtctgGCTTATTGTTGAAAGCACGACCATCCACAATGGGAACCGCAGAGGGCGTCAGTGCGATGGTGATGTATGAGGACGAGTCCGTGGAAGTTCATTACAGACACGGAGCTCATTTACAGCTGTCACCGTGTGGCAGTGAATTCGTACTGGTTAAAGCCACGGACCCGCTCGGACATCCTCTGCAGCCCACGGAGCGAGTCCGACAGAGAACCAGGTTCACTATCAGCGCCTTTAAG GCGCCAATGGCAACCGCACTGGCGTTCAGGAATAAGTATGCCAGTCGACCATACCTTCCAGGAGAGCTCATCTCTGCTGATAACAGGAAG CCTTTTTACAGCATTGACTCCGGTGTTAAATGGCCCGAGTGTTCGTCTTACAAGCCTGAGTTTGGACCTGGAGGTGAGATCGTAGTCAGGTCAGAAGAGGGGAGAGCCGTGTTGACGTTGTCGCCGTCTGGTGAGGAATTCTCTGTCGAGTTCGCGTGTAACCTGAGTCATCCTCAGCACCAAATTGTGTGCAGTTTAAACAAAACTGATGGCAGTCTGAAGAGTCAGCAGCAAGCAAACAGTCAGAATGATCAGAGACATCTGGGGAAGGAgtcaactaaaacaaactctttttcCTCACATCTTACCAGCACTACTCAACAACAG CCTGAACAGATGTACCAGACCACCACAGTTGTACAGCATCACTCTTGCTTTGCCGTTGATCCCACATGGGCCTATCCTCTCTCCTTGGCTCGGCATCACTGGACGTCCCGTCTCTCTAACAGTAAAGACACTAAATCTGAAGAACCAAGTAAATCCAGACAAGCTGATGATGAGATTAACATATCtgacaaaaatgataaagacaGAGACTCCCAGCTTCCCCAGGCTCTTCCTCTTACATGTCCGTCACCTCACTGGCACAG GTGGAAGATTAAAGAATCTCTGGTTGAAGAAGAAATATCAGATCTTCCAACGGagcttgtaaaaatattatggTGTCAAGGAGTCACATACAG GATACTGAGTGGAGAAATCCCAGTGGTAGAGGTTTCCCCAGGAGACGGCTCAGTGATCCGCTCCAACGGTGTCCTAAACTCTTATTTTACTCATCACAAACCCAGACTTCGCTCTGAGGAG GGAAGAGAAACAACGTACCATTTAAGCAGCCTTCCCCCTGATACACCTGGACAGTTGTGCCCTGTGGGCTCCATCGTGAGCCGTGCCAGCAG GATTCTTGTTTGTTATAACCAGGCCAAGCATTTACAAAAGTTTCCTGTCATACACACCTGTCTGCAACAGGTTGTTCTACATCTGTTTACATCTACAGTTCTAGCACTTGGTAAAGCTTGTAATTTGTTTATTGTAATACAATTGTGTTTGCAggacaaatatatttctaaaacaatacAACCGGAGCAAAATCCTTCCAGTGCAGTGAAGATGCCGCAGACAGCTGGAAGTCT TTCGGATGTTGTCGCTGCAGAACTGGAGAAGATAAAGCGTTTCAACT TTCTGCTGGAGAACAACCACCTGCTGAGAAGTGAAAGTGAGCAACGAAACTCAGAAGGAGCAAGTTCAACAATTGCACAGGAGGATGAAGTGGTGAATGAGGACTACATTGCTGAAGCACTTCAGAGAACCGCTGAAGCCATTAAGGAAATTGATGCTCTCATCTCAGCCGCCACGCTGAACTGa
- the c12h5orf34 gene encoding uncharacterized protein C5orf34 homolog isoform X3, translating into MFLSLSGLLLKARPSTMGTAEGVSAMVMYEDESVEVHYRHGAHLQLSPCGSEFVLVKATDPLGHPLQPTERVRQRTRFTISAFKAPMATALAFRNKYASRPYLPGELISADNRKPFYSIDSGVKWPECSSYKPEFGPGGEIVVRSEEGRAVLTLSPSGEEFSVEFACNLSHPQHQIVCSLNKTDGSLKSQQQANSQNDQRHLGKESTKTNSFSSHLTSTTQQQPEQMYQTTTVVQHHSCFAVDPTWAYPLSLARHHWTSRLSNSKDTKSEEPSKSRQADDEINISDKNDKDRDSQLPQALPLTCPSPHWHRWKIKESLVEEEISDLPTELVKILWCQGVTYRILSGEIPVVEVSPGDGSVIRSNGVLNSYFTHHKPRLRSEEGRETTYHLSSLPPDTPGQLCPVGSIVSRASRPSIYKSFLSYTPVCNRTNIFLKQYNRSKILPVQ; encoded by the exons atgtttctttctctgtctgGCTTATTGTTGAAAGCACGACCATCCACAATGGGAACCGCAGAGGGCGTCAGTGCGATGGTGATGTATGAGGACGAGTCCGTGGAAGTTCATTACAGACACGGAGCTCATTTACAGCTGTCACCGTGTGGCAGTGAATTCGTACTGGTTAAAGCCACGGACCCGCTCGGACATCCTCTGCAGCCCACGGAGCGAGTCCGACAGAGAACCAGGTTCACTATCAGCGCCTTTAAG GCGCCAATGGCAACCGCACTGGCGTTCAGGAATAAGTATGCCAGTCGACCATACCTTCCAGGAGAGCTCATCTCTGCTGATAACAGGAAG CCTTTTTACAGCATTGACTCCGGTGTTAAATGGCCCGAGTGTTCGTCTTACAAGCCTGAGTTTGGACCTGGAGGTGAGATCGTAGTCAGGTCAGAAGAGGGGAGAGCCGTGTTGACGTTGTCGCCGTCTGGTGAGGAATTCTCTGTCGAGTTCGCGTGTAACCTGAGTCATCCTCAGCACCAAATTGTGTGCAGTTTAAACAAAACTGATGGCAGTCTGAAGAGTCAGCAGCAAGCAAACAGTCAGAATGATCAGAGACATCTGGGGAAGGAgtcaactaaaacaaactctttttcCTCACATCTTACCAGCACTACTCAACAACAG CCTGAACAGATGTACCAGACCACCACAGTTGTACAGCATCACTCTTGCTTTGCCGTTGATCCCACATGGGCCTATCCTCTCTCCTTGGCTCGGCATCACTGGACGTCCCGTCTCTCTAACAGTAAAGACACTAAATCTGAAGAACCAAGTAAATCCAGACAAGCTGATGATGAGATTAACATATCtgacaaaaatgataaagacaGAGACTCCCAGCTTCCCCAGGCTCTTCCTCTTACATGTCCGTCACCTCACTGGCACAG GTGGAAGATTAAAGAATCTCTGGTTGAAGAAGAAATATCAGATCTTCCAACGGagcttgtaaaaatattatggTGTCAAGGAGTCACATACAG GATACTGAGTGGAGAAATCCCAGTGGTAGAGGTTTCCCCAGGAGACGGCTCAGTGATCCGCTCCAACGGTGTCCTAAACTCTTATTTTACTCATCACAAACCCAGACTTCGCTCTGAGGAG GGAAGAGAAACAACGTACCATTTAAGCAGCCTTCCCCCTGATACACCTGGACAGTTGTGCCCTGTGGGCTCCATCGTGAGCCGTGCCAGCAG GCCAAGCATTTACAAAAGTTTCCTGTCATACACACCTGTCTGCAACAG gacaaatatatttctaaaacaatacAACCGGAGCAAAATCCTTCCAGTGCAGTGA
- the slc7a4 gene encoding cationic amino acid transporter 4, whose translation MATCSTGCAPAVRLCQRLNRLKTLDGDMMATSLKRCLSTLDLTLMGVGGMVGSGLYVLTGTVAKDTAGPAVIISFVFAGIASLLAAFCYAEFGARIPKTGSAYMFTYVSVGEVWAFLIGWNVILENMIGGAAVARAWSGYLDSIFNHAIQNFTETHIMQWNVPFLAHYPDLLAAGILVFASVFISFGVQVSSYLNHIFSTISMGVIAFILVFGFVLADPANWSEEQGGFAPYGMSGILAGSATCFYAFVGFDVIASSSEEAKNPQKAVPIATAISLGLAATAYILVSCVLTLMVPWRTLDPNSALADAFFRRGYSWAGIVVAVGSICAMNTVLLCNLFSLPRIVYAMAEDGLFFSIFARVNPVTKVPVNAILVFGILMAGMALIFDLEALVQFLSIGTLLAYTFVAASVIVLRFQPEKTNSNDTTSPNVNAEVSPAPSESQTITEDSEEPKQYESFSDKLQLVERQKTRERRGVGHLKAYWEPYLDRLLGDCEPGEVVAFCVMTLIVSSVSLCAVLEFGNGQLQFPVWCFTMLLVIFTSAYVLSLALIWIHEPQRNNQTFQVPLVPLTPGASILFNVFLMMKLSLLTWIRFTVWIAIGLFVYFGYGIWHSKEGLRELQPKDMAARYVVLPSGSLVETVQSVQPDGQVVTSAHQISSSAALTATEAAGKR comes from the exons ATGGCAACTTGTTCGACTGGTTGTGCGCCAGCTGTGCGCCTTTGTCAAAGACTGAACCGGCTCAAGACTCTCGATGGTGACATGATGGCGACTTCCCTGAAGCGCTGCCTCTCCACGCTGGACCTGACTCTGATGGGTGTCGGTGGCATGGTTGGCTCTGGGCTTTACGTCCTGACGGGAACGGTGGCTAAAGACACGGCAGGACCAGCTGTCATCATATCCTTTGTTTTTGCAGGTATCGCTTCTCTTCTGGCTGCCTTCTGTTATGCAGAGTTTGGAGCACGCATTCCTAAAACAGGATCTGCATATATGTTTACCTATGTGTCAGTGGGAGAAGTGTGGGCCTTTCTCATTGGCTGGAATGTGATTTTGGAAAACATGATTGGCGGTGCTGCTGTAGCGCGGGCCTGGAGTGGCTATCTAGACTCAATTTTTAACCATGCTATCCAGAACTTCACAGAAACGCATATCATGCAGTGGAATGTGCCCTTCCTTGCCCATTACCCTGACCTCCTGGCTGCAGGAATCCTTGTATTTGCCTCTGTCTTCATTTCCTTCGGAGTCCAAGTGTCCTCTTATCTGAACCATATCTTCTCCACCATCAGTATGGGTGTCATTGCTTTCATCTTGGTTTTCGGCTTCGTGCTTGCCGATCCTGCCAACTGGAGCGAGGAGCAAGGTGGCTTTGCGCCTTACGGGATGTCAGGGATCCTGGCAGGTTCAGCCACATGCTTCTACGCTTTTGTGGGCTTTGATGTGATTGCTTCCTCCAGCGAGGAGGCAAAGAATCCTCAGAAGGCTGTTCCCATTGCCACTGCTATCTCTCTTGGACTTGCGGCGACAGCCTACATCCTGGTCTCCTGCGTGCTCACATTGATGGTACCCTGGCGTACCCTGGATCCTAACTCAGCCCTGGCAGATGCTTTCTTTCGCCGTGGCTACAGTTGGGCAGGAATTGTTGTGGCTGTGGGCTCCATCTGTG cCATGAACACTGTGCTTCTCTGCAATCTCTTCTCCCTTCCTCGGATTGTGTACGCCATGGCAGAGGACGGATTGTTCTTCTCTATTTTCGCCAGGGTCAATCCTGTCACCAAAGTTCCGGTCAATGCCATTCTAGTATTTGGAATCCTTATGGCTGGCATGGCTTTGATCTTTGACCTAGAGGCGCTGGTTCAGTTCTTGTCTATTGGGACTCTCCTTGCGTACACCTTTGTGGCAGCGAGTGTTATCGTGCTCCGCTTCCAACCAGAGAAGACCAACTCTAACGACACCACATCTCCCAACGTCAACGCAGAGGTGTCCCCTGCTCCCTCAGAGTCACAGACCATAACTGAAGACAGCGAGGAGCCCAAGCAGTACGAGTCCTTCTCCGACAAACTCCAGCTGGTGGAGAGGCAGAAGACGAGAGAGCGCCGTGGGGTGGGGCACCTGAAGGCCTACTGGGAACCCTACTTAGACAGGCTGCTGGGAGACTGTGAACCAGGTGAAGTGGTAGCTTTCTGTGTGATGACCCTGATTGTGAGCTCAGTATCCCTCTGTGCTGTGCTGGAGTTTGGAAATGGACAGCTACAGTTCCCAGTCTGGTGTTTCACAATGCTTCTGGTGATTTTTACCTCAGCTTATGTTCTTAGCCTGGCACTTATATGGATTCATGAGCCACAAAGAAACAACCAAACATTCCAG GTACCTTTGGTTCCACTGACTCCTGGTGCCAGTATTCTCTTCAACGTATTCCTGATGATGAAGCTAAGCCTCCTGACCTGGATTCGATTTACAGTGTGGATTGCCATAG GTCTCTTTGTGTATTTTGGCTACGGGATCTGGCATAGCAAAGAGGGATTGAGGGAGCTGCAGCCCAAAGACATGGCTGCCCGCTATGTGGTGCTACCCAGCGGCAGCCTGGTGGAAACAGTGCAGTCCGTTCAGCCCGACGGTCAAGTGGTCACCTCAGCGCACCAAATCAGCTCTTCTGCTGCCCTGACAGCCACCGAGGCTGCAGGGAAGAGATAA